The following proteins are encoded in a genomic region of Ornithinibacillus sp. 4-3:
- a CDS encoding ribosomal-processing cysteine protease Prp, protein MITVKLFKNNNDITAFEISGHANSGPYGYDLVCAGVSAVSFGAVNAIIELCQIEPIIEQGREGGYLHVTLPIQLEKEEHVNTQLILRTMIISLETIEREYKQFIQIKEN, encoded by the coding sequence ATGATTACTGTAAAATTATTTAAGAATAATAACGATATTACTGCATTTGAAATTTCTGGACACGCTAATAGTGGTCCATATGGATATGATTTAGTTTGTGCAGGTGTTTCAGCTGTTTCTTTTGGGGCAGTAAATGCGATAATCGAGTTGTGTCAAATTGAACCTATTATTGAGCAAGGAAGAGAAGGTGGATATCTACATGTTACTCTCCCGATACAGTTGGAAAAAGAAGAGCATGTAAATACTCAGCTTATACTCCGCACAATGATAATTTCTTTAGAGACAATAGAACGTGAATACAAGCAATTTATACAAATTAAAGAAAATTAG
- the rplU gene encoding 50S ribosomal protein L21: MYAIIETGGKQVKVVEGQEIYVEKIDANTDETVTFDKVLLVGGDDVKVGVPYVEGATVTAKVEKQGRQKKVTIIKFKPKKNYSRKQGHRQPYTKLVVEKINA; this comes from the coding sequence ATGTACGCAATTATTGAAACTGGTGGAAAACAAGTTAAAGTTGTTGAAGGACAAGAAATTTATGTTGAGAAAATCGATGCAAATACTGATGAAACTGTAACTTTTGATAAAGTTCTTCTAGTTGGCGGAGATGATGTTAAAGTTGGTGTTCCTTACGTTGAAGGCGCAACTGTAACAGCTAAAGTTGAAAAACAAGGCCGTCAGAAAAAAGTAACAATTATAAAGTTCAAGCCTAAGAAAAATTACAGTCGTAAACAAGGTCATCGTCAGCCTTATACTAAATTAGTTGTTGAAAAAATCAACGCATAA